Genomic segment of Triticum aestivum cultivar Chinese Spring unplaced genomic scaffold, IWGSC CS RefSeq v2.1 scaffold121414, whole genome shotgun sequence:
TACATCATAGATCCCAAATATGGATGACACAATCAATAGTTACGTTTTCGCCAAGTACAATTTCAATATCACAGGTCGTACTTTCAGTATCGCAAAATACAACAATTTCGAAACCACACAACAGAAACTTCAATACCATACACATCAGAAGAGCACTGTCGGCAGGCAGTGCGCCGCGTTGGTAAGCCACCGGGAGAAGGTTTGTTCTCTACAGTTTCCGTTGTTGATAGGACAGCGAATCACATTTAAACACGCAGCTTGTATTACCTGTCGTATGTCTTGATTTTGAAAAgcggagtacctagaactcatctagatgagacataatttggtctcatttattttgaaaacaagaacagatATAGCCCACGTCGGTACacacatcttatagcatcacatccaatggctataaaaggtgaatgagatcaaattatatctcatctagatgagttctagcaaaactgtttgAAAAGCGACTTGTACCTGTTAACAACTTTGTAGTACGTCGTGGAAAAAGGCTGCTCTGCTCTTTGCTCTCGGTAGGCAGGGGTGTAGTGTGCTGTGGACTCTCGAGTAGGCTCCTAGGAGTACGACGGTTGCAGTGGCTGCGCCTTTAAATGAATTCTACCCCTTGCATTGTTCCCATGTATCCTCTCCTCACCTCCGAGCATGATCGATCGGTTGCGAACACAATAGCCATGGCCATGGGCTTGCCACCTCTTAGCAAGCAGTTGTTCCCCATTGTTGCCGGCATGGTCCTTGTATGCAGCATCTTCCTCAAAGCTGTGCGGCGACTCGGCTACTCTTTCTCACCCATCCAGCTCCTCCTGCTCTCTCTGGTCCTCCTAGCCATGGTGGCAGCCGTCGTGAACCGCACACGCGCCGTGTACCTCGTGGATTATGCTTGCTTCCTTCCCTGTCCCACCTGGCGTTTCCCTAACTCCACATTGATCGAGTACGCTCGCCTGGTACCTGCGTTCGCGGACGATCGCACTGTCGGCTTCACCACGCGGGTGCTCGGGAGCAGCGGTCTCGGCGATGAGACCAGCCTGCCACCCGGCGACCACTACATCCCGCCGGACAACAACTTGGTCGTAGCCCGAGCCGAGGCGGAGCTGGTCATCTTCTCGGCCATCGACGACCTGTTGGCCAAGACAGGTGTCACCCCTGATGCCGTCGGCGTCGTTGTCGTCAACTGCAGCGTCTTCGCCCCCGTGCCGTCCCTCAGCGACATGATCGTCAACAGATACAAACTCCGCAGCGATGTCCGTTGTGTAAATCTGTCTGGGATGGGCTGTAGCGCCGGGGTGATCTCGGTGGGGCTTGCTGCCGGCCTACTTGGTGCAGCGCCCCATGGTGCTGCCCATGCTCTAGTCGTGTCCACGGAGACCATCACGCCCAACCTGTACCTCGGCAGGGAGCGCTCCATGCTGCTGTCCAACATGCTCTTTCGGGTGGGCGGCGCCGCCGTGCTGCTGTCCACGTCCAAGGACAGGGCGCGGTTTCGGCTCGCCCACATCGTGCGGACGATCACCGGCGGCGCGCAGGACAGCTCGTACCGGTGCATAttccaggaggaggacgaggaaggaaACTTAGGGGTCAAACTTTCCAGGGACCTCATGCGCGTCGCCGGTGACGCGCTCAAGGCCAACATCACGGCCCTTGGCCCGCTCGTGCTCCCCTTCTTCGAGCAGCTGCGCTTCGTCGCCAACAAGCTGCTGCTCAAGCTGGGCCGGCGAGGCAGCGTGAAGGTGAAGCCTTACGTCCCCGACTTGTGCAAGGCGTTCCATCACGTGTGCATCCATGCAGGGGGCCGTGCGGTCGTCGACGAGGTCCAGTCTAGCCTCGGGCTGTCGGAGGAGCACGTGGAGCCGTCTCGCATGGCGCTTCACCGGTTCGGGAACACGTCGAGCAGCTCGGTGTGGTACGAGATGGCGTACCTGGAGGCCAAGGGCCGGGTGCGGAAGGGCCACCGTGTGTGGATGGTTGGCCTCGGAGCTGGGGTCAAGTGCAACAGCGCCGTCTGGGAGTGCATCCGCCCGGCAGCCCGGCTGGACAAGGCGTGGGCGGGATGCATACATCGCTACCCAATCAACGTCCCTCATGCCAACGTCAACATGGTAGCTGAG
This window contains:
- the LOC123175596 gene encoding 3-ketoacyl-CoA synthase 5-like; this translates as MYPLLTSEHDRSVANTIAMAMGLPPLSKQLFPIVAGMVLVCSIFLKAVRRLGYSFSPIQLLLLSLVLLAMVAAVVNRTRAVYLVDYACFLPCPTWRFPNSTLIEYARLVPAFADDRTVGFTTRVLGSSGLGDETSLPPGDHYIPPDNNLVVARAEAELVIFSAIDDLLAKTGVTPDAVGVVVVNCSVFAPVPSLSDMIVNRYKLRSDVRCVNLSGMGCSAGVISVGLAAGLLGAAPHGAAHALVVSTETITPNLYLGRERSMLLSNMLFRVGGAAVLLSTSKDRARFRLAHIVRTITGGAQDSSYRCIFQEEDEEGNLGVKLSRDLMRVAGDALKANITALGPLVLPFFEQLRFVANKLLLKLGRRGSVKVKPYVPDLCKAFHHVCIHAGGRAVVDEVQSSLGLSEEHVEPSRMALHRFGNTSSSSVWYEMAYLEAKGRVRKGHRVWMVGLGAGVKCNSAVWECIRPAARLDKAWAGCIHRYPINVPHANVNMVAESDPIIAV